From the Winogradskyella forsetii genome, the window GTATTCTATATAACCATAACCCGTATTTGGAAATGTTGGAGTAATACCCAAAGTCATCAAAGCATCATGAGATTCGCAATAGTCAAATGCTGTTTTAACATTGTCTGAAAACGCTTGTTCATCTTCAATCCAATGGTCGCTTGGTGCAACAATCATCACCGCATCTTCATTTTCTTTTTGGATTTTTAATGAAGCATACAAAATACAAGGTGCCGTATTTCGCATTGCTGGTTCTAAAAGTACTTGTCGTTTTGTGACACTTGGTAGTTGTTCAAAAACAAGATCATTATAACGTTCATTGGTTAAAATGAAAATATTTTCCTCAGGAATCAATTGCGCCAAACGATGAAATGTCTTCTGAATCAAGGTATCTCCTGTTCCTAGCATATCGTGAAACTGCTTAGGAAAATCCTGAGTACTTACTGGCCAAAATCTTGAACCTACTCCACCTGCCATTAATATGGCGTAATAATTTTTATTTTTCATATAATTTTTTTCAGTTGGTCTTCTTAAAAACTTGAAGTTTCTGTTTTCATAAGGCATATTTATTTCTCCAACAATTCCACCTCGGCATTTGGATTAAACAAATATAACTTACCTGACTTAACTTCGACACATTCATATCTCTTTCTTCTTTTATTGCCTTTTCTAAACACTCTACCATTGTAAAGCTTAAAGGTTTGATTCAAAGGTAATTCAAATACATATGTTTTATCATTGTCTTCGTTGAATTGCTTTAAGGCCAAGGCGAGTTGCGTGTCTGTGTCGCTAGACGCTTTTGGATTCTTAAAATGATTGGCTAATAAAGGCAATAATTCTGAAGGGAAAATTTCAGGTCGTAAAAAAGGTAACATTAGATGCTGAAAGGTGTACTTCCACTCTTTCCCGTGTGGTTTTATAAATCGACCGTATTTTTTATAAGCTTCATAATGGGCGATTTCGTGAATTAAGGTAATTAAAAACCGATAGCAGTTCAAATTAGAGTTTACAGTAATCTGATGCTTTCCATTTGGTAATTCCCTGTAATCGCCATGTCGTGTTTTACGCTCGTTCTTCACTTTTACCACCAAGTTATCTGTAGCTAAAAGTGCAGTCACCATTGGGTTTGCCGCAGCAGGAATATAATTTAAAAGCTTGGTTTGCATTGAGACAAAAATAACTGTTTTCTAAAATATTCATACGAATTTGATTAACTTTAAAATCTAACTTTTCAACACATCACCATGAAAATAATGTTATCATCTATACTACTTTTCTTGACCATCGCCCAATATACGTGTAGTGGCCAAGAACT encodes:
- a CDS encoding SprT-like domain-containing protein, producing the protein MQTKLLNYIPAAANPMVTALLATDNLVVKVKNERKTRHGDYRELPNGKHQITVNSNLNCYRFLITLIHEIAHYEAYKKYGRFIKPHGKEWKYTFQHLMLPFLRPEIFPSELLPLLANHFKNPKASSDTDTQLALALKQFNEDNDKTYVFELPLNQTFKLYNGRVFRKGNKRRKRYECVEVKSGKLYLFNPNAEVELLEK